One Hemibagrus wyckioides isolate EC202008001 linkage group LG07, SWU_Hwy_1.0, whole genome shotgun sequence DNA segment encodes these proteins:
- the shroom4 gene encoding protein Shroom4 isoform X4, with amino-acid sequence MQLHPTPFSVPWHSGGDSELSMPLGHLSRHYSTDRSSSVGSMESLENPPSQGYYESQLSPIDPAIFNNKRDSAYSSFSASSNTSDYTVSLRPEENSSMDSLLQGFGPSCRFTEGHPHSTSSGQGEVNCEDGILKSRSLPHRPEAKVRPSSYSYEENKCGPPVPPMRKDSFRATKGLPEVMDKRCVSAPVGVSALTIEDPPEIHKALNGNRCLNGQENEQNLKGNKAETYYTIDPQKDIDNQVRSTEECQKSSHFQALERHSTRPSPPAAESLDSQLNHLDNTLQPRMHRHSVPEKLLVSQLHMMELSSNNSAHSMPPSSLWSNTLHPREELIEDNPDVAQGKWGGSRCSTPGSLTTSELEEHGVEGESFDSGQRLTPVQHTWGRSVSVPGETIGNGFDGSGPCIDSQFQERGFETISAATSMDTLLENQEEGECKGDGDISKPPQKRQFRSSKSRRRSERFATNLRNEIQRKKAQLQKGKGPGGLLCDGETVEEEDIEEKSPSEVPAIHQHRPQTQTSQYNSFQNFAPSQVRPIASNSTFPGRCCGTNPAEHSRRMTEDIHHSQDESHGIQSAEINRPVCVRVVEELAPPGKARRWRWTPEHKLQPEIESTETKKNSEGTAPSSRNLATTRGRVGSSGGRSTRADDCDIPPFADRRKFFEETSRNLSQSVTNLAGLTSHRQRPEKHGRNKELTSPEPLESVPDLGRRRFSYQGGLNDGTLVNSFDSRRKNVQQERDRERENTLEREWKKQRENEKQREKEREQEMQNEQERLQAWEMEQERERERARKETEREQQRVQQMERDWETSRDRFYAGHNINNITVLPPLPQDSLKQPLMTQNLTMCNSHSDSFHNKPNPDIQKPCSAFRPVTSQQYQSDHYRLHPGYKARSCTPTEAFPVHELEQTKLRRKFSLTERDYTQCRRDSRSGEVTVGRGFQCQWNNRLCGFNNEDQPIMSSNLTNRTMSENDIRMETKCLRSHGAAATNNSRMSSSIVRELDENVVSVVETKKKKGPPPPRPPPPKWEQFHKRRASHHSLFSSQTSSSSQLQTYTPCPSTAQEMTRQRSYSLPPRDDTISHQAPLNPTLNNRAFKPVALPPKERDTTRIQHYDTNSSGDTPTSLNESNQRLSEQSFAQPSDQYRPAVVKPVIYKHRAEWDLTSPHNYTVSSNVNISSVPGPTLENGSCSGPVNPESYFTVNYNHQQHLQNQLQQICMPVTTVKTLEPSTQSAPPSEDQGLPFETDIDEFRENEGTSVEQQRRTEDRIEMQCFAQPVTVLETDIDTVTDEEAPSSGMRRGQRASIVDSLMEEDCGRAGKELMGELFPHYAGNGAEGWRGGNIVSGDMVERSSRQSPSLPQGSSSTSHRGSTNKTQLLNKMPNFMETKEEDEELNYKRQLMESLRKKLGVLREAQRGLQEDIRANAQLGEEVESLVLAVCKPNEVDKFRMFIGDLDKVTSLLLSLSGRLLRVESALDCLDPESGHRERLPLLDKKKQLLAQLAEAQELKEHVDRREEAVGRVLSRCLTPEQLRDYSHFVKMKAALLVEQRQLDDKIRLGEEQLRGLKESLGLGYGPY; translated from the exons ATGCAGCTCCACCCCACACCCTTCAGTGTACCGTGGCACTCTGGGGGTGACAG TGAGCTGTCCATGCCTTTGGGCCACCTCTCCCGGCACTACAGCACAGATCGCAGCAGCTCTGTGGGGAGTATGGAGAGTCTGGAAAACCCTCCAAGTCAGGGTTACTACGAAAGCCAGCTCTCTCCCATTGACCCtgccatttttaataataaacggGACTCTGCTTATAGCTCTTTTTCTGCAAGTTCAAACACATCTGACTACACAGTTTCACTGCGCCCTGAGGAAAACAGCTCTATGGACAGTCTCCTGCAGGGTTTTGGCCCCTCCTGCAGGTTTACAGAGGGACATCCACATTCTACAAGTAGTGGCCAAGGAGAAGTGAACTGTGAGGATGGGATTCTCAAATCTAGGTCTCTGCCTCATAGGCCTGAAGCTAAAGTACGTCCATCATCCTATAGTTACGAAGAAAACAAGTGTGGACCTCCAGTGCCTCCCATGAGGAAGGATAGTTTTAGGGCTACCAAAGGCCTACCAGAGGTGATGGATAAACGTTGTGTTTCTGCTCCTGTCGGTGTGTCGGCTTTGACTATTGAAGACCCTCCTGAAATCCACAAGGCGTTGAATGGGAATCGGTGTCTTAATGGTCAGGAAAATGAACAGAACTTGAAGGGAAACAAAGCAGAAACTTATTACACCATAGATCCGCAAAAGGATATAGATAACCAAGTCAGATCAACAGAGGAATGCCAAAAGAGCAGTCACTTCCAGGCCCTAGAGAGGCATTCAACCAGACCCAGTCCTCCAGCAGCAGAGAGTCTTGATAGTCAGCTCAATCATTTAGACAACACACTCCAGCCTAGGATGCACAGACATAGTGTCCCAGAAAAATTACTTGTCTCTCAGTTACACATGATGGAGCTCTCCAGTAACAATAGTGCACATTCCATGCCCCCTTCTAGCTTGTGGTCTAATACGTTGCATCCCAGGGAGGAACTAATTGAAGACAATCCAGATGTAGCTCAGGGTAAATGGGGAGGAAGCAGGTGTTCCACACCTGGTTCACTGACTACTTCAGAGCTAGAAGAACATGGGGTGGAGGGAGAATCATTTGATTCAGGCCAAAGACTTACTCCTGTCCAGCATACTTGGGGAAGATCTGTCAGTGTTCCAGGTGAAACTATAGGAAATGGATTTGATGGGTCTGGACCCTGCATAGACTCTCAATTTCAAGAAAGAGGTTTTGAGACCATTAGTGCTGCAACCAGCATGGACACTCTACTTGAGAACCAGGAAGAAGGAGAATGTAAGGGAGATGGCGACATTTCGAAGCCTCCTCAAAAACGCCAGTTTCGTTCATCAAAGTCTCGCCGTCGAAGTGAACGTTTTGCCACAAACCTTCGCAATGAAATCCAGAGGAAGAAGGCTCAGCTGCAAAAAGGCAAAGGCCCAGGTGGTCttctgtgtgatggtgagacTGTAGAGGAAGAGGATATAGAAGAAAAATCCCCATCAGAAGTGCCAGCCATCCATCAACACAGGCCCCAAACACAGACTAGTCAATACAACAGCTTTCAGAATTTTGCTCCATCTCAGGTCAGGCCAATTGCCTCAAATTCAACATTTCCAGGCAGATGCTGTGGAACAAATCCTGCAGAGCATTCAAGGAGGATGACTGAAGATATCCATCATTCACAGGATGAATCTCATGGAATCCAGTCAGCTGAGATAAACAGAcctgtatgtgtgcgtgtggtcGAAGAGTTGGCACCACCAGGTAAAGCCAGACGTTGGCGCTGGACACCTGAGCACAAACTGCAGCCAGAAATAGAATCAACTGAAACCAAGAAAAATAGTGAAGGAACAGCACCATCTTCTAGAAACCTTGCAACAACAAGGGGAAGAGTGGGTTCTTCAGGTGGGCGCTCTACTCGAGCTGATGACTGTGACATCCCACCTTTTGCAGACCGCAGGAAGTTCTTTGAGGAGACTAGCAGAAACCTGAGCCAGTCTGTGACCAACCTGGCCGGCCTTACAAGCCACCGCCAAAGACCAGAGAAGCATGGGAGAAACAAAGAGCTGACTTCTCCTGAACCCCTTGAGTCGGTCCCTGACCTTGGACGCAGGAGGTTTTCTTATCAGGGTGGACTTAATGATGGAACCTTAGTTAATTCGTTTGATAGTAGAAGAAAAAATGtgcagcaagagagagacagagagagagaaaatacactggagagagaatggaagaagcagagagagaatgagaaacagagggaaaaaGAACGAGAACAAGAAATGCAGAATGAACAGGAGAGGCTACAGGCATGGGAAATGGAGcaggagagggaaagagaaagggcaagaaaggaaactgaaagagagcaacagagagtgcaacagatggagagagactgGGAAACCAGCAGAGATCGATTTTATGCAGGACATAACATCAACAATATCACAGTGCTACCACCTTTGCCTCAGGATAGCCTAAAACAGCCACTTATGACTCAAAATCTAACTATGTGTAATTCACATTCGGACAGTTTTCATAACAAGCCCAACCCTGACATCCAAAAACCATGTTCAGCTTTCCGACCTGTAACTAGCCAGCAGTATCAATCTGACCACTACCGTCTACACCCTGGTTACAAGGCCAGGAGCTGCACTCCAACAGAG GCTTTTCCGGTACATGAGTTGGAACAAACAAAACTAAGGAGGAAGTTTAGCCTGACTGAAAG GGACTACACTCAATGTAGAAGAGATTCAAGATCAGGAGAGGTTACTGTGGGTAGGGGATTTCAGTGTCAGTGGAACAACAGACTATGTGGTTTCAACAACGAGGATCAACCCATCATGTCATCCAACCTTACAAACCGCACCATGTCTGAAAATGATATCCGTATGGAGACCAAGTGTCTTCGTAGCCATGGTGCAGCTGCTACGAATAATAGCAGAATGTCTTCGTCCATCGTCAGGGAACTGGATGAGAACGTTGTATCTGTAGTTgagacaaagaagaaaaaagggcctcctcctcctcggcCACCACCCCCAAAATGGGAGCAGTTCCATAAGAGAAGGGCATCTCACCACAGTCTCTTCTCTTCCCAAACTTCCTCTTCTTCCCAGctccaaacatacacaccctgTCCATCCACTGCCCAGGAAATGACTCGTCAGAGGTCCTACAGCCTTCCTCCAAGAGATGATACAATAAGTCATCAAGCTCCGCTAAACCCTACCTTAAATAACAGAGCTTTCAAACCTGTGGCCCTGCCTCCAAAAGAACGAGACACTACCAGGATTCAACACTACGATACAAACAGTTCAGGAGACACACCAACATCCTTGAATGAGTCAAACCAAAG ACTTTCTGAGCAAAGCTTTGCCCAGCCTTCAGATCAGTACAGACCAGCTGTGGTGAAACCAGTCATTTATAAGCATAGAGCAGAGTGGGACTTGACTTCTCCTCACAACTACACAGTGAGTAGCAATGTTAACATATCATCGGTCCCGGGTCCTACTTTGGAGAATGGCTCTTGCTCTGGACCTGTCAATCCTGAGTCCTACTTCACAGTGAACTACAACCACCAGCAGCATTTACAGAATCAGCTTCAACAAATCTGCATGCCTGTCACCACAGTCAAGACTCTGGAACCTTCTACCCAAAGTGCACCTCCCAGTGAGGATCAAGGCTTGCCCTTTGAGACAGACATAGATGAGTTCCGTGAGAACGAGGGAACATCAGTGGAGCAGCAAAGGCGAACAGAAGACAGGATAGAGATGCAGTGTTTTGCTCAGCCAGTGACGGTGCTGGAGACAGATATTGACACTGTGACTGACGAAGAGGCTCCATCATCAGGGATGAGGAGAGGGCAAAGAGCATCCATTGTGGACTCTTTAATGGAAGAGGATTGTGGCAGAGCTGGAAAGGAGCTCATGGGAGAGCTGTTCCCTCACTATGCAGGAAATGGAGCAGAAGGCTGGCGAGGAGGCAATATAGTTAGTGGAGACATGGTAGAGAG GTCTTCTAGACAGAGTCCATCATTACCACAGGGCTCTTCCTCTACCAGTCACAGAGGATCCACCAACAAAACTCAACTCCTTAATAAGATGCCAAATTTCATGGAGACaaaagaggaggatgaagagctTAATTACAAG AGGCAGCTGATGGAAAGCTTGCGCAAGAAGCTGGGTGTGTTGCGGGAAGCCCAAAGAGGTTTGCAGGAGGACATTAGAGCCAACGCTCAGCTCGGTGAGGAGGTGGAAAGCCTGGTGTTGGCCGTCTGCAAGCCAAATGAGGTGGACAAGTTCCGTATGTTTATTGGAGACCTGGACAAAGTGACGAGTCTTCTGTTATCGCTCTCCGGCAGGCTGCTCAGAGTGGAGAGTGCTCTGGATTGCCTGGACCCAGAATCAGGCCATCGTGAGAGG ctcccCCTGTTGGACAAGAAGAAGCAGCTCCTTGCACAGCTGGCTGAGGCTCAGGAGCTGAAGGAGCATGTGGACCGGAGGGAGGAGGCCGTGGGCAGGGTGCTGAGTCGCTGCCTGACTCCAGAACAACTGCGTGATTACAGCCATTTTGTGAAGATGAAGGCAGCACTGCTGGTTGAACAGCGGCAGCTGGACGACAAAATCCGGCTAGGGGAAGAACAGCTCAGAGGCCTGAAGGAGAGTCTCGGCCTGGGATACGGCCCTTACTGA
- the shroom4 gene encoding protein Shroom4 isoform X3, whose product MEKIEEGGKAAECKKLRVGDELVNINGSALYGSRQEALILIKGSYRVLKIVVRRRTVPLIHPHTWHLVKLAEEPSVPGSAGSSDGPLAMQLHPTPFSVPWHSGGDSELSMPLGHLSRHYSTDRSSSVGSMESLENPPSQGYYESQLSPIDPAIFNNKRDSAYSSFSASSNTSDYTVSLRPEENSSMDSLLQGFGPSCRFTEGHPHSTSSGQGEVNCEDGILKSRSLPHRPEAKVRPSSYSYEENKCGPPVPPMRKDSFRATKGLPEVMDKRCVSAPVGVSALTIEDPPEIHKALNGNRCLNGQENEQNLKGNKAETYYTIDPQKDIDNQVRSTEECQKSSHFQALERHSTRPSPPAAESLDSQLNHLDNTLQPRMHRHSVPEKLLVSQLHMMELSSNNSAHSMPPSSLWSNTLHPREELIEDNPDVAQGKWGGSRCSTPGSLTTSELEEHGVEGESFDSGQRLTPVQHTWGRSVSVPGETIGNGFDGSGPCIDSQFQERGFETISAATSMDTLLENQEEGECKGDGDISKPPQKRQFRSSKSRRRSERFATNLRNEIQRKKAQLQKGKGPGGLLCDGETVEEEDIEEKSPSEVPAIHQHRPQTQTSQYNSFQNFAPSQVRPIASNSTFPGRCCGTNPAEHSRRMTEDIHHSQDESHGIQSAEINRPVCVRVVEELAPPGKARRWRWTPEHKLQPEIESTETKKNSEGTAPSSRNLATTRGRVGSSGGRSTRADDCDIPPFADRRKFFEETSRNLSQSVTNLAGLTSHRQRPEKHGRNKELTSPEPLESVPDLGRRRFSYQGGLNDGTLVNSFDSRRKNVQQERDRERENTLEREWKKQRENEKQREKEREQEMQNEQERLQAWEMEQERERERARKETEREQQRVQQMERDWETSRDRFYAGHNINNITVLPPLPQDSLKQPLMTQNLTMCNSHSDSFHNKPNPDIQKPCSAFRPVTSQQYQSDHYRLHPGYKARSCTPTEAFPVHELEQTKLRRKFSLTERDYTQCRRDSRSGEVTVGRGFQCQWNNRLCGFNNEDQPIMSSNLTNRTMSENDIRMETKCLRSHGAAATNNSRMSSSIVRELDENVVSVVETKKKKGPPPPRPPPPKWEQFHKRRASHHSLFSSQTSSSSQLQTYTPCPSTAQEMTRQRSYSLPPRDDTISHQAPLNPTLNNRAFKPVALPPKERDTTRIQHYDTNSSGDTPTSLNESNQRLSEQSFAQPSDQYRPAVVKPVIYKHRAEWDLTSPHNYTVSSNVNISSVPGPTLENGSCSGPVNPESYFTVNYNHQQHLQNQLQQICMPVTTVKTLEPSTQSAPPSEDQGLPFETDIDEFRENEGTSVEQQRRTEDRIEMQCFAQPVTVLETDIDTVTDEEAPSSGMRRGQRASIVDSLMEEDCGRAGKELMGELFPHYAGNGAEGWRGGNIVSGDMVERSSRQSPSLPQGSSSTSHRGSTNKTQLLNKMPNFMETKEEDEELNYKRQLMESLRKKLGVLREAQRGLQEDIRANAQLGEEVESLVLAVCKPNEVDKFRMFIGDLDKVTSLLLSLSGRLLRVESALDCLDPESGHRERLPLLDKKKQLLAQLAEAQELKEHVDRREEAVGRVLSRCLTPEQLRDYSHFVKMKAALLVEQRQLDDKIRLGEEQLRGLKESLGLGYGPY is encoded by the exons ATGGAGAAG ataGAAGAAGGAGGGAAAGCAGCTGAGTGCAAGAAGCTGAGGGTGGGAGACGAACTGGTCAATATCAACGGATCTGCACTCTACGGCTCCCGCCAAGAAGCTCTGATCCTCATCAAAGGCTCCTACAGGGTCCTCAAGATTGTTGTTCGAAG ACGTACCGTGCCGCTGATCCATCCTCATACCTGGCACCTGGTAAAGTTAGCAGAAGAACCATCCGTGCCTGGATCAGCAGGCAGTTCGGACGGCCCACTGGCCATGCAGCTCCACCCCACACCCTTCAGTGTACCGTGGCACTCTGGGGGTGACAG TGAGCTGTCCATGCCTTTGGGCCACCTCTCCCGGCACTACAGCACAGATCGCAGCAGCTCTGTGGGGAGTATGGAGAGTCTGGAAAACCCTCCAAGTCAGGGTTACTACGAAAGCCAGCTCTCTCCCATTGACCCtgccatttttaataataaacggGACTCTGCTTATAGCTCTTTTTCTGCAAGTTCAAACACATCTGACTACACAGTTTCACTGCGCCCTGAGGAAAACAGCTCTATGGACAGTCTCCTGCAGGGTTTTGGCCCCTCCTGCAGGTTTACAGAGGGACATCCACATTCTACAAGTAGTGGCCAAGGAGAAGTGAACTGTGAGGATGGGATTCTCAAATCTAGGTCTCTGCCTCATAGGCCTGAAGCTAAAGTACGTCCATCATCCTATAGTTACGAAGAAAACAAGTGTGGACCTCCAGTGCCTCCCATGAGGAAGGATAGTTTTAGGGCTACCAAAGGCCTACCAGAGGTGATGGATAAACGTTGTGTTTCTGCTCCTGTCGGTGTGTCGGCTTTGACTATTGAAGACCCTCCTGAAATCCACAAGGCGTTGAATGGGAATCGGTGTCTTAATGGTCAGGAAAATGAACAGAACTTGAAGGGAAACAAAGCAGAAACTTATTACACCATAGATCCGCAAAAGGATATAGATAACCAAGTCAGATCAACAGAGGAATGCCAAAAGAGCAGTCACTTCCAGGCCCTAGAGAGGCATTCAACCAGACCCAGTCCTCCAGCAGCAGAGAGTCTTGATAGTCAGCTCAATCATTTAGACAACACACTCCAGCCTAGGATGCACAGACATAGTGTCCCAGAAAAATTACTTGTCTCTCAGTTACACATGATGGAGCTCTCCAGTAACAATAGTGCACATTCCATGCCCCCTTCTAGCTTGTGGTCTAATACGTTGCATCCCAGGGAGGAACTAATTGAAGACAATCCAGATGTAGCTCAGGGTAAATGGGGAGGAAGCAGGTGTTCCACACCTGGTTCACTGACTACTTCAGAGCTAGAAGAACATGGGGTGGAGGGAGAATCATTTGATTCAGGCCAAAGACTTACTCCTGTCCAGCATACTTGGGGAAGATCTGTCAGTGTTCCAGGTGAAACTATAGGAAATGGATTTGATGGGTCTGGACCCTGCATAGACTCTCAATTTCAAGAAAGAGGTTTTGAGACCATTAGTGCTGCAACCAGCATGGACACTCTACTTGAGAACCAGGAAGAAGGAGAATGTAAGGGAGATGGCGACATTTCGAAGCCTCCTCAAAAACGCCAGTTTCGTTCATCAAAGTCTCGCCGTCGAAGTGAACGTTTTGCCACAAACCTTCGCAATGAAATCCAGAGGAAGAAGGCTCAGCTGCAAAAAGGCAAAGGCCCAGGTGGTCttctgtgtgatggtgagacTGTAGAGGAAGAGGATATAGAAGAAAAATCCCCATCAGAAGTGCCAGCCATCCATCAACACAGGCCCCAAACACAGACTAGTCAATACAACAGCTTTCAGAATTTTGCTCCATCTCAGGTCAGGCCAATTGCCTCAAATTCAACATTTCCAGGCAGATGCTGTGGAACAAATCCTGCAGAGCATTCAAGGAGGATGACTGAAGATATCCATCATTCACAGGATGAATCTCATGGAATCCAGTCAGCTGAGATAAACAGAcctgtatgtgtgcgtgtggtcGAAGAGTTGGCACCACCAGGTAAAGCCAGACGTTGGCGCTGGACACCTGAGCACAAACTGCAGCCAGAAATAGAATCAACTGAAACCAAGAAAAATAGTGAAGGAACAGCACCATCTTCTAGAAACCTTGCAACAACAAGGGGAAGAGTGGGTTCTTCAGGTGGGCGCTCTACTCGAGCTGATGACTGTGACATCCCACCTTTTGCAGACCGCAGGAAGTTCTTTGAGGAGACTAGCAGAAACCTGAGCCAGTCTGTGACCAACCTGGCCGGCCTTACAAGCCACCGCCAAAGACCAGAGAAGCATGGGAGAAACAAAGAGCTGACTTCTCCTGAACCCCTTGAGTCGGTCCCTGACCTTGGACGCAGGAGGTTTTCTTATCAGGGTGGACTTAATGATGGAACCTTAGTTAATTCGTTTGATAGTAGAAGAAAAAATGtgcagcaagagagagacagagagagagaaaatacactggagagagaatggaagaagcagagagagaatgagaaacagagggaaaaaGAACGAGAACAAGAAATGCAGAATGAACAGGAGAGGCTACAGGCATGGGAAATGGAGcaggagagggaaagagaaagggcaagaaaggaaactgaaagagagcaacagagagtgcaacagatggagagagactgGGAAACCAGCAGAGATCGATTTTATGCAGGACATAACATCAACAATATCACAGTGCTACCACCTTTGCCTCAGGATAGCCTAAAACAGCCACTTATGACTCAAAATCTAACTATGTGTAATTCACATTCGGACAGTTTTCATAACAAGCCCAACCCTGACATCCAAAAACCATGTTCAGCTTTCCGACCTGTAACTAGCCAGCAGTATCAATCTGACCACTACCGTCTACACCCTGGTTACAAGGCCAGGAGCTGCACTCCAACAGAG GCTTTTCCGGTACATGAGTTGGAACAAACAAAACTAAGGAGGAAGTTTAGCCTGACTGAAAG GGACTACACTCAATGTAGAAGAGATTCAAGATCAGGAGAGGTTACTGTGGGTAGGGGATTTCAGTGTCAGTGGAACAACAGACTATGTGGTTTCAACAACGAGGATCAACCCATCATGTCATCCAACCTTACAAACCGCACCATGTCTGAAAATGATATCCGTATGGAGACCAAGTGTCTTCGTAGCCATGGTGCAGCTGCTACGAATAATAGCAGAATGTCTTCGTCCATCGTCAGGGAACTGGATGAGAACGTTGTATCTGTAGTTgagacaaagaagaaaaaagggcctcctcctcctcggcCACCACCCCCAAAATGGGAGCAGTTCCATAAGAGAAGGGCATCTCACCACAGTCTCTTCTCTTCCCAAACTTCCTCTTCTTCCCAGctccaaacatacacaccctgTCCATCCACTGCCCAGGAAATGACTCGTCAGAGGTCCTACAGCCTTCCTCCAAGAGATGATACAATAAGTCATCAAGCTCCGCTAAACCCTACCTTAAATAACAGAGCTTTCAAACCTGTGGCCCTGCCTCCAAAAGAACGAGACACTACCAGGATTCAACACTACGATACAAACAGTTCAGGAGACACACCAACATCCTTGAATGAGTCAAACCAAAG ACTTTCTGAGCAAAGCTTTGCCCAGCCTTCAGATCAGTACAGACCAGCTGTGGTGAAACCAGTCATTTATAAGCATAGAGCAGAGTGGGACTTGACTTCTCCTCACAACTACACAGTGAGTAGCAATGTTAACATATCATCGGTCCCGGGTCCTACTTTGGAGAATGGCTCTTGCTCTGGACCTGTCAATCCTGAGTCCTACTTCACAGTGAACTACAACCACCAGCAGCATTTACAGAATCAGCTTCAACAAATCTGCATGCCTGTCACCACAGTCAAGACTCTGGAACCTTCTACCCAAAGTGCACCTCCCAGTGAGGATCAAGGCTTGCCCTTTGAGACAGACATAGATGAGTTCCGTGAGAACGAGGGAACATCAGTGGAGCAGCAAAGGCGAACAGAAGACAGGATAGAGATGCAGTGTTTTGCTCAGCCAGTGACGGTGCTGGAGACAGATATTGACACTGTGACTGACGAAGAGGCTCCATCATCAGGGATGAGGAGAGGGCAAAGAGCATCCATTGTGGACTCTTTAATGGAAGAGGATTGTGGCAGAGCTGGAAAGGAGCTCATGGGAGAGCTGTTCCCTCACTATGCAGGAAATGGAGCAGAAGGCTGGCGAGGAGGCAATATAGTTAGTGGAGACATGGTAGAGAG GTCTTCTAGACAGAGTCCATCATTACCACAGGGCTCTTCCTCTACCAGTCACAGAGGATCCACCAACAAAACTCAACTCCTTAATAAGATGCCAAATTTCATGGAGACaaaagaggaggatgaagagctTAATTACAAG AGGCAGCTGATGGAAAGCTTGCGCAAGAAGCTGGGTGTGTTGCGGGAAGCCCAAAGAGGTTTGCAGGAGGACATTAGAGCCAACGCTCAGCTCGGTGAGGAGGTGGAAAGCCTGGTGTTGGCCGTCTGCAAGCCAAATGAGGTGGACAAGTTCCGTATGTTTATTGGAGACCTGGACAAAGTGACGAGTCTTCTGTTATCGCTCTCCGGCAGGCTGCTCAGAGTGGAGAGTGCTCTGGATTGCCTGGACCCAGAATCAGGCCATCGTGAGAGG ctcccCCTGTTGGACAAGAAGAAGCAGCTCCTTGCACAGCTGGCTGAGGCTCAGGAGCTGAAGGAGCATGTGGACCGGAGGGAGGAGGCCGTGGGCAGGGTGCTGAGTCGCTGCCTGACTCCAGAACAACTGCGTGATTACAGCCATTTTGTGAAGATGAAGGCAGCACTGCTGGTTGAACAGCGGCAGCTGGACGACAAAATCCGGCTAGGGGAAGAACAGCTCAGAGGCCTGAAGGAGAGTCTCGGCCTGGGATACGGCCCTTACTGA